A stretch of DNA from Bacillus sp. NP157:
GGCGGTGTCGTTGGCCGGGATCATGTGCATGTTGGCGCTGGAATCCTCGATCTCGTGGCGCGGGATCGGGAAGTTGTCGGTGTACCAGAAGTAGAAGCGGTTCGACTGGGAGATGCGGATCTTGTCCAGCACGGCCGAGTCGGACATCCGGCCCCAGCCCATCGCCAGGTCGGTCGGTGCGATCGGCGCCAGGTCGTCCAGCTGGTAGTCCTCGCGCGACAGCACGCGTCCGCTCATGGCGAACTTCGCCCGCGGCTCCAGCCGAAAGTGGCCACGCGACAGTTCGGTGCCACGGGGGATGTCTTCCTGGTCCGGTTCATCGCCCGCGACGATGCCGGGCGCGTCATGCACCGGCCTGTGCCGCCACCAGTTGTAGCCACCCCAGCTCGACAGGACGAGCAGCAGGGCGACGAGCCAAACGCGCATGGACAAAAACCGTCAGGGGGTCGGGAGGGCAACGTTCGACGCCCCACCCGGTTGACCGGTGGCGCATCCATGGGTGTTGAACAGCTCGGCCGGGATACCCCTGACCAGCTCGGCCAGGGCCTCGAAGAACGGCGTCATCGCCGAACTCTTGCGCCACAGCATAGCGATCCGGCGGCTCGGCGCGGGGTCTTCGAATTCGATCAGGTGCACGTTGGCCGACTGGGCGACCGGCGGCTGCACGGCGAGGCTGGGCAGCAGGGTGATGCCGACGTTGGCCGAAACCATCTGGCGCAGGGTTTCCAGGCTGGTCGCGCGGAAGCCGGTCTTCTCGCCGGCGCCGGCCATGTGGCAGACCTCCAGCGCCTGGTCGCGCAGGCAGTGGCCGTCTTCCAGCAGCAGCAGGTTCTGCTCGGAAAGGTCGTCCATGCGCAGGCGATGATGGCTGGCCAGCGGGTGGCCGCTGGGGACGGCCAGCACGAACGGTTCTTCGAACAGGAATTCGGTGTGCAGCGAATCGTCGTGGACGGGCAGGGCGAGGATGCCGGCATCCAGGGTGCCTTCGCGCAGCATGTGCAGCACCTGCTCGGTCTTCTCCTCGCGCAGCAACAGCTCCAGCCGCGGGAAGCGCTCGCGTAGCAGGGGAATGACGTGGGGGAGCAGGTAGGGCCCCAGGGTGGGGAAGATGCCGAGGCGGATCGTCCCGGACTCCGGGTCGCGGGTGCGCTGGGCGATCGATTTGATCTCCTCCACCTGCGACAGCACCCCACGGGCGCGGCGGGCGATCTCGCGGCCGGTCTCGGTCAGCAGCACCTTGCGCGGGGTGCGTTCGACCAGCGCGACGCCCAGCTCGTCCTCCAGCTTCTTGATCTGCGTGGACAGGGTGGGTTGGCTGACGAAGCTCGCCTCCGCGGCCCGGCCGAAGTGGCGGTGCTCGGCAAGGGCGACGAGGTAGGATAGGTCTCGAAGGTTCATGGGACGGTCTCGCGGCACGTTGCGATAGCCGCAGACTATCACACCTATGTCTACAATCGATTTGAGATATCGAACCCGGTTCGATAACCTAGCTTTATTGATCGCTTCCCCAGGCGATCCCTCGTGTTTACACCAACCCTCACTCTGGAGAGTCGATCCATGCTGACCATTGGCGATAAGTTCCCCGAATTCAACCTCCTGGCCGTCGACGGCGGCCCGCTGGCCAACAAGATCGAAGACGCTTTCACCACGATCTCCGACAAGTCGTACGAGGGCAAGTGGAAGCTCGTGTTCTTCTACCCGAAGGACTTCACCTTCGTCTGCCCGACCGAGATCAAGGGTTTCAGCGACCTCAACGAGCAGTTCGCCGACCGTGATTGCCAGATCCTGGCCGCGTCGACCGACAGCGAGTTCGTCCACCGCGCATGGCGCATGGACCACGCCGACCTGAAGGACCTCAAGTTCCCGATGCTCGCGGACATCAAGAAGGAGCTGACCTCGGCTCTCGGCATCCTGACCAACGACGGCGTCGCCCAGCGCGCCACCTTCCTGGTCGATCCGAACGGCGAGATCCAGTTCGCCTACGTCACCGCCGGTTCGGTTGGCCGTAACCCGGACGAAGTGCTGCGCGTCCTCGACGCCCTGCAGACCGACGAGCTGTGCGCCTGCAACTGGAAGGCCGGCGAAGAGACCCTCAAGGTCGCCTAAGCCCCGCAAGTCAAAGTCCCGCGCCGCATAGCTCCACCCCGCGCGGCGCGGGCACCCTATCCCAGTACACCC
This window harbors:
- the oxyR gene encoding DNA-binding transcriptional regulator OxyR; this encodes MNLRDLSYLVALAEHRHFGRAAEASFVSQPTLSTQIKKLEDELGVALVERTPRKVLLTETGREIARRARGVLSQVEEIKSIAQRTRDPESGTIRLGIFPTLGPYLLPHVIPLLRERFPRLELLLREEKTEQVLHMLREGTLDAGILALPVHDDSLHTEFLFEEPFVLAVPSGHPLASHHRLRMDDLSEQNLLLLEDGHCLRDQALEVCHMAGAGEKTGFRATSLETLRQMVSANVGITLLPSLAVQPPVAQSANVHLIEFEDPAPSRRIAMLWRKSSAMTPFFEALAELVRGIPAELFNTHGCATGQPGGASNVALPTP
- a CDS encoding peroxiredoxin, which translates into the protein MLTIGDKFPEFNLLAVDGGPLANKIEDAFTTISDKSYEGKWKLVFFYPKDFTFVCPTEIKGFSDLNEQFADRDCQILAASTDSEFVHRAWRMDHADLKDLKFPMLADIKKELTSALGILTNDGVAQRATFLVDPNGEIQFAYVTAGSVGRNPDEVLRVLDALQTDELCACNWKAGEETLKVA